From Rhododendron vialii isolate Sample 1 chromosome 7a, ASM3025357v1:
ATGACATATTATTTGAAAAACGTGGCACGAGCAcggtaatagcacaaaaaaagaaagggcaCGAAAAAAGCACGGGTACGACAACAGCACGAAAAAATATAAAGCATAAATACATAGACAAGTGAACACCGAGGCCTTCCAGAATTGGAGGCCCTAGGCACTTAGTCTTATTGTCCTAGTACATGTCCTAGGCACTTAGTCTTAATGTCCGCTAGGGTTTTACTCTGTTTTGTGTATAGTTTGTCGTTTAGTTATTgttcttttgtgtggaatgccacgtggtcaTGTCAGTTTGGGCCCGCTTCAGGTGTCGTTTCGGGGTGGGGCGTTACAACCGAAATCGTAGCAAACAAAGCATGGAATTATAGGTTTTCTATCTAATTATGTCACCAAAAAAACTACAAGgaactaaacaaaaataaatatgaacGGGTGCATGAGTATCTGTAGGATCCATCCCCCCTTTGTCAGGGGTGTCTCTGCTTATCAGCAGAGTCCGAATCCACATCTCTCACCATACCAAAAATAACCCATACAACTGTTAGACAAAAATGACACAAAGATCAAATTGAACAAGCTGCCCAACACATATTTTCACATTCATTCACAAGAGTGTTGTACCAGAAGGCAAAAACCAATCTAAACTGGCATATTTTACGCATAAACTGAGTTAAATGCTTATAATTGGTTTTCTATCTAATTATGTTACCAGAAAGACTACAAAgacttatatataaaaaaataaaaaagaacggGTGCTTGGTATCTGTAGGATGGATGGTCTCTGCTGATATATAGAGACACAATCCTAACTACCCCATTCCCCTCTGGGTTTACTTACAATAGTGAATtgcttaactctctctctctccctcctcctcctctctcttcctcctcttatctcctcctcctcatttCCAATGTCTACCCTCCTCATCCTCACTGTAGCCCTCCTTCTCCTCTGCCctaccacccccccccccccccaccaccaccgattCCCTTCTATCTTCTCCTTCCAAGATGTCGCTACGGCGGCAACACTGGCCATCCCCACCCCGACCACTTCCCGCCGGCAAGATTGTCATAGTTGGAATCGTCGTTCTTATCGCATCTTCGGCGACGCTTGTTTTGGCAATAGTTACAGTTATATTACTCGTAGTGTATGTGGGACACCTTGCAAAAGCCCGAGAGGTGGCAGTTGTCGCCTCACTGGGGAGGATATCGCGGTGGCCGGTCCCCCTTCGGACCGTCCCGCGCTGAGGAGACTTGATCAGGTAACTTGGATTctgtttctctcttcttcttcttcttttgaaagGTTCGGGGTTCAAGAAGATGTGTGACATTGGTACATCGttgtaatttttcttatttttttatgcatttGCAGGGACTCAATATAGCAGTCAACAATTTAACCAGGATGCGATATATAGGAATATGATAGAAGATGAAAAGGAATCCAGGATGCAATATATAGGAATATGCACCCTTTGACGGTCATCCTCTGTTACATGATAGATGGAAGTTGTCCTATTGTATTCAACACAACTCAATCCAAAGCATTACGAGATGTACACAGTAGAAGTTTTTCAAAGTTGAGTGGATTCACATGAACCCACTGTGTTCTACATAGTGTCTTTAAAAAACCAATTGGGTAGTTTAAGTGAACTCCAAAATCTTAACACAAGATACTACCAGAGGAGTATACCATTAACGACATATCATTTGAAAAATGTGGCACGAAATATAAACCAAATAGGAAACATGCATTATAAAGAAATCAGCCCAACTAGgaaacatgaaaaataaaaccTACGAAACTTgcatggtaacataatattgagaaatattatgttaacatcccccctcaaactcaagtaggtctaccaacttgagtttgaaaaagttaTGAGAAACCAAGAACAACCAAGCCAAAAAGAAACCAAGAGCAGCCacgccaagccaagccaagccaagagaaACCAGGAGAAGCCAGGAAAGAGAAATGGTCAGGAGCCATGAGAGAACTGGTAGTAATATCTAACCGGCTCGTGCACTCGGATTTCATCTCAAATCTCTACTATCATGGCTTCTCTTGGTCATGGTTGTTTTTGGCTTTCCTGGCTGTTTCTCTTTCCTGACGTCTCCTGATTtcgcttggcttggcttggcatGGCTGCTCCTGGTTTCTCTTCGCCTTTCCAATCTCAAGTTTTCGCTTGGCATGGCTGCTCCTGGTTTCTCTTCGCCTTtccaaactcaagttggtagatCCACTTgagtttggggggggggggggggggttgttaacataatattgggaaatattatgttaccatgttTTGTAGGTTCTATTATTCCcaatattatgttaccatgttTTGTAGGTTCTATTATTCATATTTTCTAGTTGGGTTAATTTCTTTATAATGCATGTTTCCCTATTTGATTTAGATTTCTTAGTGACCAAGAACATTGTAAcctatataaaggcatgttaGGGTTATGATTGAACACAAGCAATAATACATCTTTCAGTTTTCTTCACATTATCTGTGAGTGGGAGTTCAATATATAGTTTATTTTGAACCACGATTTTTCATCGTTTGCTAAAATAAAAACATCCGGTCTCGCAACCAAAGCCAAGGAGGCAGGGTTGACTTTGAGCTAAGCTGGACGAGGCCGCCAACTTAAACCCCTGAACTTTGGCTCGAAATTAGGGCCCTAGATAAAAACTAGCAAGGTATGAAATGTATATTCAATATAGTGCTTATATAACAAATGACCTTGCTAGCCCAATGAAAAAGCTTAGTTTTGCTATCCGATAAGTACATGGTTCAAGTCCTAGGgacttctcttttcttttcttatgagAATGTTTTATTGTTTTCCATTTCCTGGAGAAAGGAGGAAAACATTGGCTTTTGCATCACCTTTGCACCACCTTCGATCTTTAGATCCTAGATTTTTGAAGTTCTAGTTGTTATTTTGATTCTAGAAAAAGaaatcactttcttttctttcgaATCAAACCCAACAAGCCGTCACTCCGTTCGCCAACCATACTGACGTACCGTatccgactaccgccaagaagaacggtagaaacctcctacatgctcacctaagtataatgtGGATGTGCTATATAATCAAATATTGAAATTAGAATTTTTATAATATCGCATGttgattttggaaataaaaTGATGAGTACCGTTATTATCAATCACGAGGTAGAAACCTCTTATCTACTTACCTAAATATATAATTGATATAATTTTTGCTGAGTATCGAAAATTAACTTTCAATGATAATtgcataaaagaaaatatatacaaaGATTACCTACTggaaaagtttgaaaataatAGTCACGATAAAAAAAGTTTGTTAGCCACTGTAGGGTTTGATTTAGAAAAGCATGATTACGTCTTAGTTAATATTAgattacaaagatgaataaagtttgcatgataaaaaaatagaaaagaaatgcaTGTTAAATGGGATACTTGACAAATGTTAGAAATGAAGATTTTATGCTTTGTTATTATAATAGTATGCTACTGAGAACTTGGAAATGTTtaattttgttattgttgttacCTGATGAATGATTCCAGTTTATTGAAATTccttttgtccaaaaaaaaaaaaaaaaaagaagaattatTCCAGTTTATTAAGTCGAGTAGTTGTAAAACTCAATTTACTGTTGGAAATAGAAACTGTGGAAAAGCATGGGAATTTGCGTTCATAACATGGTAATAATTTATTATCAAATGTCGATCCGATCATTGGATGTTCGCATGCTGTATTGTTGTAATTCTTGAATTGATAGATGAAATATGACTGTACATTCGTGCTATTCGGAAAGAAAATGTGTAGGAAGGCATGAAATTAGAATTTGTTTTATCGCATGACTTTAGCAAGTTTTaaaagaataatgtgaacgcATGGAAATGATGCATGTTTACGAGACACGAGAAACGAGAATTGACTtacaaaaagaaatgagaaaacgGAATGTGAAATGGTTACTTAATGTGTGAGGATGAGAACCCAGTAGGTTTTGAAAGAATAaacggaatcatggctcgggtgtgcaTGTGTAAAACCTGGAAACTCAGTATGTCCTGAAAGATGGAGCAGCGAAACCAGTGTGTTTTGTGATTGTGAACTTGGGAAACCGGTACGTCCTGAGGGAGGGAGCAGCGGAACCAGTGTTCGTGTGTGTATAAAGCTTGGTCGACCGTCATTCTAAAAGAGGGAGTAAATGGACTAGTGTTTTAGGCCCGTCATTCTAAAAGAGGGAGTAAACAAAGTCTGGGTGGCAATATCTGAAATTCGCCTGGCAGCCAGTAGGTTCTAAAAGATGAACAGCGGACCAGTGCATCGCCTACTAAATTATAAAATGATGACACTATTTACGAAGTGTTGCGAATCCATAACCCTGAATTGATACTGACACTTTAGATCTGCGATGtaaaatttttgtgaaatgATAAACTTTTATAtgctatttttgttaatgtatgaCACATAGGAATAGGAGTTAACTACTGAGCTTACAAACTCTTTGTGGTATTTTTGCGGCCCTGACATTTTGCATTGGGTGATTTACAGAAAAACTACACTGAGATCTGTGTTTAGCTCAAGGAGTTATGGAAAGAATtgcagagagagaagaaaaggcaAGAAATTCTGTAACAACTTCGAGCGGTTTTCCTTACCTACAGAGCCTAAAGACACAATTGACAAAATCCTGATCCAAACACAATCTTTCCGACATGTTCATGaacgaaaagaaacaaaaaggcGACGTGAATCGCGCAAGCTAAATTTACTTTGATAAACAAAAAGGGAGAATAAGTTTCACTTCCCCATACAACAATAGCCTACAAACTTGAAGCGAATAGGGCAGATCAAGAAAATTTATTTCATCGGTCGATCTCTTGACTAATGTTTTTCTTCCATACAAAAAGAATATGCTAAAtaattagaaacaaaatttagaGGAACAAAACTGAATCGAAGGCGTACACCAAGATGCACTACAGGAATCATATGTTACAACAAAACATATTGCAGCAATAACTTCAAGAAGACCTTATATATCGCTGGGGTCAGAAATCTCCTGTAATTTGAAAAGGCAGATAAAAAGACCGATGAAGTTCATTACAGCAAAATTACAGGAAATCTGGCTACAAAGAAATTACTAGAGTAAATGGAATCTGGTAAGGCAACGAATGTGTTTACCTTATTTTCAATTACCACTCCATCTGGAATTTCTAATTTTACCCCAGGTTTTGCAATGATGGTGACTTTGCCCTTTCAAAGAAACACATAAGATGTCAAAGAAGCAACTCGGAAAATCAAATCATAACTAAATTCAGTTATTCAATCAAGGATTGGTTACCACTTACGAGTGTATGGGTCCTTCAATATGCCTCACTAGTTAAGCTAGAATCTGAGTCAGAATTATGTTACCAACTTACCAGTCATGCATGTTTAATTTTAAatcataatatttaaaatagGTTACCAAATCAATGAACATGTGTGGCCATCTCATAATgttaaaaatgaaaacttaTTATAACGGGCAGATACCTGTCTTTCCCCCACAACAAATGGACATTTGTCCTAAACTATAAACGGTCAGTTTTTCAATGGAATAAAGACGAATAGTTTTGGGGaacaaaaaatcattaaaaactGTTTGGGATAAGAGAAGCTCCTATGACATGAATATGCAATCTATTAGCAACAGAAGGGAATTGAAAATGGATAAGTCCCAAAGTACTCGATGCCCGTCTGGGTTAAGATTTGACTGTATGAATCCACATGCTTTCGAAGGTTTGTCTTCCCCTAAATAGTTAAGGATGAAACGAGTAATACGCAAAGAAGAAATGTGAAAATGATGCATGAGCGTTGATACCTTAAGGGTTATGCCAGTTCCAAACCAAACATCACCCATCACCTTCAAGCTATCAAGCTCAATGATGCTAGGAATTGACTTGAAACGACTCTGGAAGTCACTGagctgaaaaatgaagaaaaaaaaggaaaaattaaactCCACAATGATAGAAGATAATGCGCAGAACTTGCTCAAGTATcttcaccttttcaaattcaGGTCCAAGTTCAATACAAGGATTCAAAGAATTTGTTCGAGCACTGTTTCGAATCAAGCTGTCACCATAGCTGTACAGATCTGACTGCATTACAAAGAAATTGCAATAATTATGTCTAAAAGCCTTGAATTAGAAACAAAGAGCACATAACTATAACAAAGACAGGACTCCCGCCAGAGAATAACCTGGAAAAGAAATAAATCTGATGTTGACATCATTGGTTGGAAGCGAGAATGTGGAACATTAACATCAATGGCACGATCAAAGGACTGGATAAAATATATAGGTGAAATGGAATCAGTATTTGAAAGCAGAATATCCAAAGAAGATTTTATGGCATTGAAGATGACTAAGTATTGCTGAAATAATCaaataacttttctttcttGCAAAACAATTTTATCTGTCATTCAATTTCATAGAGCTTTACCATGTCGCCTCAACAAAAGAGAGCCTTATACCTTTGAAAGTGGATAATTTTCAACATTCTTTCCATCAGTTTCAACAAGCCTTTTCACACCCTTCAGATTCATCCACCTGTAGAAAAATAACATTGAGAAAGACATCAAGTCTATTTGAGGTGAAGGAACAGTTAAACAAGAGGACACATTCCACTTACAGGTTACCCGTGTCAACAAGTTTGGACTTCTTCAGAGACTTGAATTTATATACCCATGACCAAACACAAGGGAGGACAGTCAGTTAGATGACATACATAATGATTGCTAATCTTAGGGGAAACATTTCCCACAAAAAGTCCAACTTAAAAATGGAGATAGTGTAAAGACACAATAGTGGTTGGGGAGCAACTGAATCCTGTCTTACATTTTTGCCAGGCATCTGTGCCATTTCTGAGAGCTGCATCAAACAATGACAAAAACATCAGCCAAGGCTTTCAAACACAAATTAGGGAACTAAGTCATCAAGTGTCACTGACTACTTGACCACCATTTCACCCCATTGTCCTTACTTTCAATAAAGAGGATTACATATCCCAGGTTATAAAATCTGTCTAACGTTTAGAAGGAATTTGATCTGTCAGCATGTCATCATTCAGGCCCTAATGGGTATGAAACactatttttttataagtaaataattatattaaaaagaaggcattaagggaatgccactTGTATACAAAAAGAGGAAATGGGTCtgaaatacaaataataaacTACAAATGTAAGCACAACAAATTTCAGATGAGAACTGTAGTTTGCCCAAACGACAGATTTCCTAGCTGTCTGGTTCAAGCTATAATGGatcctctcttctttctttcttttttttttgaaggccaTTATGCGCTTTCAGAAAATTCCAAATAGTTCGTCCAAAGTTTTCCTCAACTAAGCAGGGAGCAATCaatgttcattttgtagttGTTTGATCATCTCTAATCAAGCAGAAATGTAATTGTACATTCACATGTAGTGTCTATAAAAGTCGGGACTAATTAACTACAAACAATTTTGCAGTCAGAGGCAAATAAGTAGCAAAAGGTCTATGATACCTCTGTACAGTATTGGATCCTGTTCTGGATAAGATGATTTAAAATTTCTGAAGCAATACCAATTAAGGAGCACAATAACAAAGATGATTCACTCATCACTATGTATATTCTTTTAACTCAACATCCTACCAGTAACAGTCACAATacttgctgataaaaaaaaaaacagtcgcAATACTTCCATAAAGTCAACAAGGATACTTGAGTCAATTAGTGTTCCCAGGTTGTCGTACTTCACCACAAGGATATACTCCTTACCCTGGAAAACAAGTCGAAGGAATTTAGATACGTGTGAATCCCTATAAAAGTAAATTAACCGAACATACTTTGTAGTCTTGTTCATTCCCCTTAAAATGGAAGAGTAAGAAGTGAAATGTCTTGGAACACAAACAGCATAAAATGTTTACCTGCAACAATAATGCCCCGAGCGTACCAGTGTTCTTCAAGGAAAGGAACAGCTCATGATGATCAAATAGAACCCTTCATATTTGCATGAAAGTAAATTAGGAGAGCAATGACAAGGATCAAGTCTATGATGCCATGTGGAATCAATCATACAAGAAGAGATTAGTCATCTTAACCTAGCCTAAAGGTGACTCCCAAAgtaattgatttgatttggtgaGACAACCTTAATCTACATTCCGAAATAAGAAAAGAGGAAACTGGAcggaaaaagagaaggaaattgGGAGCGCTCTCATGGGATCTCAAGCAATAGGagcaaagcaaaaaataaataaataaatggagCAAAGGAAAGTACATCTAAGAGCCATCGTTCAAGAATGGTATGATTGCTCCATAACCCACTACGTTTAGTCCATCATCTCAACAAGTTTTAAGAAGGAACTCATCGATCTTTGAAAGGTAAGTTCATCGCAGCCCTTGCAAGTATTAGGGAAAGtaaaaattccaaattttctTACAACTGGGGCACAATATGAAAAGAATAACTCCCTTGTCGCTATATGTTGATACCTCTACACCTAGTGATTTCATATTATCATTGACTGTCTGGTTAGAGCTTAGATTTACAACCCAACTCGAATTAAGACTTGCTAATAGATGAGCACATAAAACTTCAATAGTGAACACATGACTATACATGTCACATCCCAAGTAGGGCTATTAAGCCCAAAGAACTAAACACATGTCACATTCCAATTAGCTCTATTAAGCCCAATGAAGCATGGGTATGAGCTGCATGATACATTTggccctcctctctctttccaaacTAAAAACCTTTTCGAGCAGGGGTGGGGGGGTTCAATTCGCGTCATATACAATGTATCAGCCACCTTATCGGACaacacacaacaacaacaaaacccatgtagtccccaatcatttgggggtatgggcgggggaggattggagacagacctaacctttggaaataggcacaaagtggctgctctcaaaaaaaccactgaaacagtggatTCATAAAACATTAATGATGATAGATAGGAACAAAATgataggaaacaaaaaaaacacaattcaatTACTTCTCTCCAAGCCCTTTCAAGTTCATTGCGGAATTATGTGATATGCTCAAGGAATAGAGAAAAAAACATGTCAAAATGTAAAGAGGGACATACGATTCATCCTCACTGTCCCGTCCTCTGGCGACTGGGTGACTTTGGTTCTATATAAAGCAGAATAGGTCGTTTAAGTAAAGTTTCATTTCGAAATCTATAAACAGTGAAACACAAAACACGTAAATAGGTAAAAGCTTTTGTTACATGACAAACCTGGCAGAGCGGAAGAATGTCAATATTTTTCTGGGAATATTTCTCCACTACCTTCATTAAATACTTACAACAGTTATGTTCAATAAACATCTGACGTCAAGAACTCAAAATGTGGATGGGAAAATCAGTCACCTTCAGGGTGCCATCATGTGTTCTGATTGTGTTCATCAAAATCAAGGGAACATTGCATCCATGCTTAGAATTGAGAGACTGCAAACAACCAATGGTTTTCACAAAGCCAATgtatatttgaaaaaatagtatgcGCGAAAAAAGACCAAAAGCCAACCTCAATTTGATTAATAATCAAGTCCAGATATGTGAGGCCATTGCAAACTTCAGTGGCAGACCtgcaattaaacaaataaaagtaAAGCAACAAAAACATGGGCATTTGATGTCTAGAAAACATCAGTAATACTACCAAGGCGCCATTCATTTTGCTTAAACCATCAAAATTTCCTGGGTATCTcaggtatatatatacctggGTCCACTAAAACCCATTTTTGTTCCCAAAGCACCATTGAGCTTTATCACAACAAGCTTGTCCAAAAGCTGTTTGGTTTCAAGAGGATCTGCATTGAGAAGTGTCATAGAAAGCCTCATCATAAAAGCACTAAATACTACATAAAAAGAATCTATCAACTATCAAGGATTCAAGAGGCAAGTTTAAGATTGCAGATCCTGAACAAAACATCAAAGTGAGACAGACAAGAGCAATCATTACCGTCTGAAGTGAGATCTAAGCTTTCATAAGGAATAACAGGGTTTTCATCCTTCGAACTGCTCGTCATGTTTTGCTTTAaattttctgattcctctctgCAATACACATTTCATCcaagtgaaacaaaaaaaaactgaattatTTCAGCAGAAACTAAGGAGAGAAAATTAAGCTTAGAAGGTCTTCAAACAATTTCAGAAACATAATCAACTGAAATAAAATCTTGTCAACAAAATTGCAAATATTTCAAAGCTAGGCACGAAGTCAGAGGGGCATTAGCAAACGTAAATTCTGTACAATATACAAGGTTAGCAGAAGCAGCGAGACTAACACAAATGAATAGTATAATTGACAAGTGTCTAACGCGATGTTATTCACGATCAACTAAAACTATACTCGTCCCATATAATACACCATTACAGGTCCTGCTAACATATTCCTATGTGCTAACCACTGCTATCAGGCTCTTGTTAAGGTGGAAATTGCCAAAAAGTTTGATATCTCAATGCCCATTCACTTATTTCAAGATAACTTTAGCATAGGCTACACTTCTTATACCTTTCTTACGCATACATTGACAGTAACCACTACCCGTTGGGCAGTGGTTAGCATTCGCCAATTATACTAAAGCTTATAGGAAAATTGTATGTGTAACATATTCAAACGCATTACAAATCCAAATACTCTGGCAACCACTGAGAATCAAAGAAAATGACCTTTAGCCCAGTTTTCAGATACCTATCCTCTATACATGGATCGTAATCATGGTTGCAAATGCTACGAGCACATATAGATGCATAAGATACACCCCATAGTAGCTCAACACTCCAATGTCATAAACCACGTTAATAAACCGCCTATGACGTacttataaaagaaaaaaataagatactAAAACAACAATGTCAATTGCACAGTACCCATATTTGGTTTTCGTATGCCTCAATTGTCTAACAAAAAGGACAATTGAACACCCAAATACACTATAAACGCTGATAGTCAAATAAAAGGACTCGGTAAAACAAGACTGCCAGTTGTAGAGCAAGATTACAGTTTTCGGACACTTTGTGTTTACACAGAAATGATAGTGGAGTTGATGCATATGATATACCACAAAGTAGCTTAAGGCTCCAATATCATAAACCATTGTAATAAACAGCCTATGACTACTTCTACAATAAAAATAAACCTACTAAAACAACAGTATCAAAGTACCTATTTTCAGCTTTTGTAAGCCTCAGTTGCTTGTCATCAACTTCCTGAAACCTCTTCTGCTCCACCAGAAAAGTCTTGGTGATCAAATTACAAAACAAATACACAAACTTCACCGAATCATTTGCGGGGACCGGGTACGTAATCCTCTTGTAAACATCCCACGGCATGTCCGAATTCACCAACCCCACAATCGGAATCTGCAGCTTATCAGCTTCAAAAATAACCGACGATTTCCTCTCTGTATCCATAATCACAACACAGTCTGGAGGCTGGGTTGACCCCAAATGGAGCTTCTTATTCCGTGACCTGAATTCATGGACGGACACAGGATTAGAGCAATAGGTGGGCGAACATTATAATCTTTCCCCAAACATATGAAAGACATATCAATTATGCCAAGACAAATTGCAAAGATACTATCAAAAAACACATATAGATACAATATTTCACTTACAAAAATCTCTTCTAGAAGAAAAATAATAGAAGCTAGTCTTACATCTCCACATAAAAATCAGAATCCTATTTTGTTTTCCACGCGCCGTAATGCAAAATTCACTAGTAATAGAAATTAGATGGGCAGGTGCTAGATTGTAAAAGAAAATGGTGGTGAACGTAcctatataattttttaacattttacaACCATACTACTATAACCactaaaaaaaacttgaaacttGCCATTGCCAATTCTACAGTAAACCATCAGGAGTGCTTAGTGCCACGAGAATAGAGGTCAGGAGTTAAACTTCTTTTCTAATATGCTAATCTAACTAACAATAATGACTTCCGCcgataaaagaaaagaaggaaaacatgAAACTTTAGTAGGGCGGTTGCTTGGGTTCATCCGCCCTTTGTCCGTCACCTGAATTTCTTGGGGCTGCCACTGTTGGTCAAGAACCCGCCGAGCCGCCACGAGGAGTCGGCGCCGCAGCCGATGCGCTTGGTCATCTGGTCGACGATGTCGTCGCAGAGGGGGTTGGTGTTGACGAAGAGGAACTTGCCCTTCTGCCGGACGAGGTTGGAGATGAAGTGGCAGGCGTTGCGGAtgcagattagggttttgtCGGAGTCGATTATGGTCACGCCGTTACGGGCGCCGTAGGTGTAGATCTTGAAGTGGTGGGCGGCCACTCGGCGCCCCAGGTGGGCGTTTGTGCTCAGCAGCTTTTGAATCACAGCCGAATGTATCGTCATTTTTGGTGTTCTTCTTGGCTCAGTGATGAACAGTCATTGGTTTCAAAGTGTTGGTTTTTTTCTGCTAGTGAATGAATGTATGGGTCATGTGTATGAGTAGGTGTGTTGTGTGTGTATAGATATACCTTTGTATATACGCATAGGGTGTGGCTGCTGGAGGGTGGCGATGGGGGAGTGAAGGCGGGGCGGCGCGGTGCGGAGGCGCTGCGGTTTCACTCGCCTGGTAACGGGCTGCTGTTGGAAAAGAGAATTAGGGTAAATAGCACTCTTACCTCCGTAAAGTATTAGGCAATTCTTATACTTTGCCTTTCAACTTCCAATTTTTCACTTTGAACTACGTCGTTGCTTTtatgtttttgggttttggtcTTTTCTTGGATACACAAGAGTGTTTGAAAGGCGATGACATGAAGGCGCCCCTATAAGGTAAAGAGAGGAAGTGGGGTAGGGCTACGAGGCAATGGCGTAGACTAGTATGATACACAATAGTACAGTATGTCATGCATGAATAAACATAGTATCACCTTAAAGAGCATGATGTTCTTAccgagaaaaaagaagaagaagagcatgATGTTCTTTGGGAGATTATATTTTCAAGTAAAGTCTTAATTTGTATAGTTGATTTCATATTCTTCCATAGGCAAACAAGATTCATTGTACTATCACTCATAATTTTCTCTTCACCAAGCTTAGTTTTAGGGCTTTTTATTcaaacatattttgatttttcttaccTTACAAAGTTATAGATGACTGTAGTCAAAGAGATTTTCCATAACCTAATTCTTACAACCTTCCCATTTGACATGTTAATTGTACCAATCAATCACGCTATTAAAGTTTTTGAATGTTCAGTTTGATTCTCTTGAACTGATATTTGAAAAACATTTCAAATGCTTTCTTCCACCATAGGTATCCGTCGTTTTGttttgtgtgggtgtgtgagagagag
This genomic window contains:
- the LOC131334232 gene encoding UTP--glucose-1-phosphate uridylyltransferase-like isoform X2; translation: MTIHSAVIQKLLSTNAHLGRRVAAHHFKIYTYGARNGVTIIDSDKTLICIRNACHFISNLVRQKGKFLFVNTNPLCDDIVDQMTKRIGCGADSSWRLGGFLTNSGSPKKFRSRNKKLHLGSTQPPDCVVIMDTERKSSVIFEADKLQIPIVGLVNSDMPWDVYKRITYPVPANDSVKFVYLFCNLITKTFLVEQKRFQEVDDKQLRLTKAENREESENLKQNMTSSSKDENPVIPYESLDLTSDDPLETKQLLDKLVVIKLNGALGTKMGFSGPRSATEVCNGLTYLDLIINQIESLNSKHGCNVPLILMNTIRTHDGTLKVVEKYSQKNIDILPLCQNQSHPVARGRDSEDESVLFDHHELFLSLKNTGTLGALLLQGKEYILVVKYDNLGTLIDSKILNHLIQNRIQYCTESLKKSKLVDTGNLWMNLKGVKRLVETDGKNVENYPLSKSFDRAIDVNVPHSRFQPMMSTSDLFLFQSDLYSYGDSLIRNSARTNSLNPCIELGPEFEKLSDFQSRFKSIPSIIELDSLKVMGDVWFGTGITLKGKVTIIAKPGVKLEIPDGVVIENKEISDPSDI
- the LOC131334232 gene encoding UTP--glucose-1-phosphate uridylyltransferase-like isoform X1; this encodes MTIHSAVIQKLLSTNAHLGRRVAAHHFKIYTYGARNGVTIIDSDKTLICIRNACHFISNLVRQKGKFLFVNTNPLCDDIVDQMTKRIGCGADSSWRLGGFLTNSGSPKKFRSRNKKLHLGSTQPPDCVVIMDTERKSSVIFEADKLQIPIVGLVNSDMPWDVYKRITYPVPANDSVKFVYLFCNLITKTFLVEQKRFQEVDDKQLRLTKAENREESENLKQNMTSSSKDENPVIPYESLDLTSDDPLETKQLLDKLVVIKLNGALGTKMGFSGPRSATEVCNGLTYLDLIINQIESLNSKHGCNVPLILMNTIRTHDGTLKVVEKYSQKNIDILPLCQNQSHPVARGRDSEDESVLFDHHELFLSLKNTGTLGALLLQGKEYILVVKYDNLGTLIDSKILNHLIQNRIQYCTELSEMAQMPGKNSLKKSKLVDTGNLWMNLKGVKRLVETDGKNVENYPLSKSFDRAIDVNVPHSRFQPMMSTSDLFLFQSDLYSYGDSLIRNSARTNSLNPCIELGPEFEKLSDFQSRFKSIPSIIELDSLKVMGDVWFGTGITLKGKVTIIAKPGVKLEIPDGVVIENKEISDPSDI